The nucleotide sequence GCCGCCTACGGCAGGCTCGACGGGCTCGTCAACAACGCGGCCCTGTGGCGCACCGCGCCCGTGCAGGCGGAGACGTACGAGAACTTCGCACTCCTCCTCAGGGTCAACCTGCTGGGCCCGTTCCTCGGCATCCAGGCCGTGCTGCCCGCGCTCCGCGAGGCGGGCGGCGGCTCGGTCGTGAACGTGTCGTCCACGGCCGGGCTGACCGGCCTCCCCGGCCACGCCGCCTACGGGGCGGGCAAGTTCGGCCTGCGGGGCCTCAGCCGCTCGGCGGCCCGCGACCTCGCCCCGTACGGCGTCCGCGTCAACACGGTCCACCCGGGTGCCGTCGACACCCCCATGACGGCGGCGGTCGCTGGGCGGGACTGGTCGCACCTGCCGCTCGGCCGGATGGGCCGCCCCGAGGAGATCGGCGAACTCGTCGTCTTCCTGCTCTCGGAGGCGTCGTCGTACGTGACGGGCGCGGAGTTCACCGTGGACGGAGGCCTGACGGCATGACGACGCCCCACGCACGGCCCGGCGACCCCCTCACCCCGGCCGCCCGCGCCCTCTGCGACGCGATGTCGGCGGGCTTCCCGCGCCCGGAGGCGGGCGCGGAAGCATTGCGGGCGGCGGCGAGGGCACACCTGGGCGAGCTGCCCCCGGCGCCCGGCGCATCGGCGAACGGCGTTCCCGTCCGCCTCTACGAAGGCCCCGGGGACCCGGTCGTCGTCTTCGCCCACGGCGGCGGCTGGGTCCTGTGCGACCTGGACACCCACGACCGGACCTGCCGCGCGCTCGCCTCCCGTACCGGCGCGACCGTCGTGTCCGTCGACTACCGGCGGGCGCCCGAGCACCGTTTCCCGGCGGCCGAGGACGACGTGTGTACGGCCCTGGGGTGGGCGGCCGACCGGTATCCGGGCCGCCCGCTGGTCCTGGCGGGCGACAGCAGCGGCGGGAACCTGGCCGCGGCGGCGGCCCTGCGCGCCCGCGACGGAGGCGGCCCGGCACCGGCGGGCCAGCTCCTCGTCTACCCGGCCCTGGACCACCGCCTGGAGGGGCGGTCGGCCCACGACTTCGCGGAGGGCTACTTCCACACCACGGCCCACATGCGGTGGTACTGGCGGCAGTACGTGGGCCCCGACGGCGACCCGGCGGCCGCCTCCCCCGGCCTGACACCCGACGTCACCGGCCTCCCGCCGACCCTGATCGTCCTGGCCGACTGCGACCCCCTGCGCGACGAGGGCCTCGCCTACGCCCGCCGCCTCTCCGCCGCGGGCGTCCCCGCCCGGGTCCACCTCCACACCGGCATGTTCCACGGCTTCCTCGGCGGCACGGGCCTCCTCCCGGAAGCCGACGAAGCACTGGCCGGGGCGGCGGCCTGGCTCACTACCCTGTGCGGGTGAGGCCCGGGGGCGCCGGGGTCCCTCGTCGCGGACGCGCAACAGCGCCCACCCAGTCGTCCGGTCGGGGACATTCGGGGGGCGCCGCGCTCAGTTCCGTACGTCGTTGTACGGGACGTTGGGGGGGTGATCCGGTCGGATCAGACCATCAGCGAACGGTCCGTCGGGCGGATCGGGGCCGGCAGGGAGCTGGCTCCGGTCAGGTAGCGGTCCACGCCCCGGGCGGCCGAGCGGCCCTCGGCGATGGCCCAGACGATGAGCGACTGACCGCGGCCGGCGTCACCGGCGACGTACACGCCATCGACGTTGGTGGCGAAGTCCGCGTCACGGGCGATGTTACCCCGCTCGTCGAGGTCCAGACCAAACTGGGCGACCAGGCCGTTCTCCACGTCCGTGCCGGTGAAGCCCATCGCGAGCGTGACCAGCTGGGCGGGGATCTTGCGCTCCGTGCCCGGCTTCTGGGTCAGCTTGCCCTCGACGAACTCGACCTCGACGAGGTGGAGGAACTGGACGTTGCCGTCCTCGTCGCCCTCGAAGTGGGTGGTGGAGACGGAGTAGACCCGCTCGCCGCCCTCCTCGTGCGCGGAGGTGACCTTGTACAGCATGGGGAAGGTCGGCCAGGGCTGGCCCGGGTTCCGCTCCTCGCCCGGCTTGGGCATGATCTCCAGCTGCGTGACCGAGGCCGCGCCCTGGCGGTGGGCCGTACCGACGCAGTCGGCACCGGTGTCGCCGCCGCCGATGACGACGACGTGCTTGCCCTCGGCGGTGATCGGCGGGGCGACGAAGTCACCCTCGACGACCTTGTTCGCCAGCGGCAGGTACTCCATCGCCTGGTGGATGCCGTTCAGCTCCCGGCCCGGGACGGGCAGGTCGCGGGCGGTGGTGGCGCCGGCGGCGATGACCACCGCGTCGAACCGCTTGCGCAGGTCCGTCGACGTCAGGTCGCGGCCGATCTCGATGCCGGTGCGGAACTTGGTGCCCTCCGCGCGCATCTGCTCGATGCGGCGGTTGATGTGGCGCTTCTCCATCTTGAACTCGGGGATGCCGTAGCGCAGCAGGCCGCCGATGCGGTCGGCGCGCTCGTACACGACCACGGTGTGGCCGGCCCGGGTCAGCTGCTGGGCGGCG is from Streptomyces venezuelae ATCC 10712 and encodes:
- a CDS encoding glucose 1-dehydrogenase — its product is MTLDGKVVVVTGAARGQGAAEARLLAAAGARVVLTDVREEEGRAVAAELGGAAVFVRHDVTSADDWRTVTDTAAAAYGRLDGLVNNAALWRTAPVQAETYENFALLLRVNLLGPFLGIQAVLPALREAGGGSVVNVSSTAGLTGLPGHAAYGAGKFGLRGLSRSAARDLAPYGVRVNTVHPGAVDTPMTAAVAGRDWSHLPLGRMGRPEEIGELVVFLLSEASSYVTGAEFTVDGGLTA
- a CDS encoding alpha/beta hydrolase → MTTPHARPGDPLTPAARALCDAMSAGFPRPEAGAEALRAAARAHLGELPPAPGASANGVPVRLYEGPGDPVVVFAHGGGWVLCDLDTHDRTCRALASRTGATVVSVDYRRAPEHRFPAAEDDVCTALGWAADRYPGRPLVLAGDSSGGNLAAAAALRARDGGGPAPAGQLLVYPALDHRLEGRSAHDFAEGYFHTTAHMRWYWRQYVGPDGDPAAASPGLTPDVTGLPPTLIVLADCDPLRDEGLAYARRLSAAGVPARVHLHTGMFHGFLGGTGLLPEADEALAGAAAWLTTLCG
- a CDS encoding glutamate synthase subunit beta; translated protein: MADPKGFLTTGREVAETRPVAERVRDWNEVYVPGSLLPIISKQAGRCMDCGIPFCHNGCPLGNLIPEWNDYAYREDWSAASERLHATNNFPEFTGRLCPAPCESACVLGINQPAVTIKNVEVSIIDKAWDANDVKPQVPERLSGKTAAVIGSGPAGLAAAQQLTRAGHTVVVYERADRIGGLLRYGIPEFKMEKRHINRRIEQMRAEGTKFRTGIEIGRDLTSTDLRKRFDAVVIAAGATTARDLPVPGRELNGIHQAMEYLPLANKVVEGDFVAPPITAEGKHVVVIGGGDTGADCVGTAHRQGAASVTQLEIMPKPGEERNPGQPWPTFPMLYKVTSAHEEGGERVYSVSTTHFEGDEDGNVQFLHLVEVEFVEGKLTQKPGTERKIPAQLVTLAMGFTGTDVENGLVAQFGLDLDERGNIARDADFATNVDGVYVAGDAGRGQSLIVWAIAEGRSAARGVDRYLTGASSLPAPIRPTDRSLMV